A stretch of the Actinomyces qiguomingii genome encodes the following:
- a CDS encoding Wzz/FepE/Etk N-terminal domain-containing protein codes for MTTDYIVRALRRHWRLIMALSVVGTLLGAVTAAVSPPVYRSSVTTLLTVASTDGADGAASDTKAVTGIAPTLVEFSEARSTLTTVAEATGVPADELPRRVAVANPSNTLLIVVTATGSSSAQAENIALAMVDALSDHAATLSVSNGAESTPLTLSDVDGSSAAQLIGPSKLRHGLIGAIGGSLLGLLLALTLQAPVPGARPAA; via the coding sequence ATGACCACCGACTACATCGTCCGGGCTCTACGCCGTCACTGGCGCCTGATCATGGCGCTGTCCGTGGTTGGCACCCTGCTCGGGGCCGTGACGGCGGCCGTGAGCCCGCCCGTTTACCGCTCCTCCGTCACGACTCTGCTCACCGTCGCATCCACGGATGGGGCCGACGGCGCCGCGAGCGACACCAAGGCCGTCACCGGTATCGCGCCGACGCTGGTCGAGTTCTCCGAGGCCCGCTCAACTCTCACAACTGTTGCCGAAGCCACAGGCGTCCCGGCGGACGAACTGCCACGTCGGGTCGCCGTGGCCAACCCCAGCAATACCCTGCTCATCGTCGTAACAGCGACCGGATCATCGTCCGCACAGGCCGAGAACATCGCCTTGGCGATGGTTGACGCCCTGAGCGACCACGCCGCCACTCTCAGCGTGTCCAACGGCGCTGAAAGCACGCCCCTGACATTGTCGGACGTGGATGGGTCGTCGGCGGCCCAGTTGATCGGGCCGTCCAAGCTGCGCCACGGGTTGATCGGCGCGATCGGGGGATCACTGTTGGGCCTGCTGCTCGCCCTGACCCTTCAGGCACCCGTGCCCGGAGCACGTCCGGCCGCTTAA
- a CDS encoding polysaccharide pyruvyl transferase family protein, with the protein MRILILWASLDQPNLGVRALAVGTRAIAEGVFPRADIRIQGTGRGDAPMSLFTGPRGLFKERVTGAHGLFDWLASFDLVLDTRSGDSFADIYGLDRLRDMSRFPEILNRMGVPVVLTPQTIGPFNTRRGVRLARRSLRHARLVASRDTRSAACAQQLGRRVDVESTDVVFAIEHPPVQKTRDVMLNVSGLLWTGNPHVDAARYRRDVLAIARRVQAEGRELTLLAHVVGPDDSAGDNDRHPLAELQSALGDVEVIVPEGEHALEQVRTAVGSARVVLGSRMHACLNALSMGTPAIPLAYSRKFAPLLAGLGWEHVVDLRDDDVADRTMKLLASPHLEEDVAGVRRRADDDLARFADALGEVL; encoded by the coding sequence ATGCGCATTCTTATCCTGTGGGCCTCGCTTGACCAGCCCAACCTCGGCGTCAGGGCGCTCGCCGTCGGCACCCGTGCCATAGCCGAAGGGGTTTTCCCCCGGGCGGATATCCGGATTCAGGGCACCGGCCGAGGCGACGCGCCCATGTCTCTTTTCACCGGTCCGCGCGGGCTGTTCAAGGAGCGCGTAACCGGCGCGCACGGCCTGTTCGACTGGCTGGCGTCCTTCGATCTGGTGCTGGACACCCGTTCCGGTGATTCCTTCGCCGACATCTACGGCCTGGACCGGCTGCGCGACATGTCCCGCTTCCCTGAGATCCTCAACAGGATGGGGGTGCCGGTGGTGCTTACGCCCCAGACCATCGGGCCCTTCAACACCCGGCGGGGCGTCCGCCTGGCGCGTCGATCCCTCAGGCATGCCCGCCTGGTGGCCAGCCGAGACACCCGTTCGGCCGCATGTGCACAACAGCTCGGGCGACGGGTGGATGTGGAGTCGACCGACGTGGTATTCGCCATAGAACATCCCCCGGTGCAGAAGACTCGGGATGTGATGCTCAATGTTTCCGGACTGCTGTGGACGGGCAACCCGCATGTGGATGCCGCCCGCTATCGTCGAGACGTGTTGGCCATCGCCCGCCGTGTACAGGCCGAAGGACGTGAGCTCACGTTATTGGCGCATGTCGTCGGCCCGGATGACTCCGCCGGGGACAATGACCGTCACCCCCTGGCGGAGCTGCAAAGCGCGCTCGGAGACGTGGAGGTCATCGTGCCGGAGGGGGAGCACGCCCTGGAGCAGGTGCGTACCGCGGTTGGCTCGGCCCGGGTCGTCCTCGGCTCGCGCATGCACGCTTGCCTTAACGCACTGTCCATGGGCACCCCCGCCATCCCGCTGGCCTACTCCCGCAAATTCGCCCCCTTGCTGGCCGGACTCGGCTGGGAGCACGTCGTGGATCTGCGCGACGACGACGTCGCCGACCGCACCATGAAGCTGCTCGCCTCCCCGCACCTGGAGGAGGACGTTGCCGGTGTCAGAAGGCGCGCCGATGATGATCTGGCCCGCTTCGCCGACGCCCTGGGTGAGGTTCTGTGA
- a CDS encoding lipopolysaccharide biosynthesis protein has protein sequence MRILVQLGNVVVLARLLDDRAYGVVGMVTAVVGVATIFQDFGLSTAAIQERELSDGQRSNLWWLNTLAGLVLAGIGLAVAPLLAVFYHEPAVTGVCAAIAPSFLMAGMVNQYRADLNRKLLVGRVLTVDLSAAALALALGALTAAWGWSYWALVVQRLVTALVPFVALPLIAGWLPRWYNRQEPMRALLGFGVQMAGTQMVSYLASNLDSILMGRLFGAGTLGLYNRAVQTLRTPLNQFRPQATTLGLSVTAKLQDDDERTLAYLRRGQLALGYPVFLSMGIVVAAAPAVVSVVLGDHWLSVAPYMRLVAIGEGLTTLSMVGGWIYTSRALGRAYLRYTMVSAVVRMAAIVLGAQFGAMGVAYAYVASPLILWPVSLLLSGRASGLDTVPLVWNGMRILAVSAVATGAVWALCELISDLPAIVICLAAAVGMGLAMALLWLVVPFVRADMRELGRMTRMMIKR, from the coding sequence TTGCGCATACTCGTCCAACTCGGCAATGTGGTGGTGCTGGCGCGACTGCTGGACGACCGTGCCTACGGCGTGGTGGGGATGGTTACTGCGGTGGTTGGGGTGGCGACCATCTTCCAGGACTTCGGGCTGTCGACCGCGGCGATCCAGGAGCGCGAGCTCAGCGACGGGCAGCGCTCCAATCTGTGGTGGCTCAACACTTTGGCGGGGTTGGTGCTCGCGGGCATCGGCCTGGCCGTCGCTCCGCTGCTCGCGGTCTTCTACCACGAGCCCGCCGTGACCGGGGTATGTGCCGCCATCGCCCCCAGCTTCCTCATGGCCGGCATGGTCAACCAGTACCGGGCGGATCTGAACCGCAAACTGCTGGTGGGGCGGGTGCTGACAGTGGACCTGAGCGCCGCCGCCCTGGCGTTGGCGCTGGGGGCCCTGACCGCGGCCTGGGGCTGGAGCTACTGGGCGCTGGTGGTCCAGCGGCTGGTCACTGCCCTGGTCCCCTTCGTAGCGCTGCCACTCATCGCCGGCTGGTTGCCGCGCTGGTACAACCGCCAGGAGCCCATGCGCGCCCTGCTGGGTTTCGGTGTGCAGATGGCCGGGACCCAGATGGTTTCCTACCTCGCCTCCAACCTGGATTCGATTCTTATGGGGCGGCTCTTCGGTGCGGGAACCCTGGGACTGTACAACCGTGCGGTCCAGACACTGCGCACCCCGCTGAATCAGTTCCGTCCGCAGGCGACCACACTGGGGCTTTCGGTCACCGCCAAGCTTCAGGACGACGACGAACGCACGCTGGCCTATCTGCGTCGCGGTCAGCTCGCATTGGGCTACCCGGTGTTCCTGTCCATGGGGATTGTGGTGGCCGCGGCACCGGCGGTGGTATCCGTGGTGCTTGGGGACCACTGGCTCAGCGTGGCTCCCTACATGCGCCTGGTGGCGATCGGGGAGGGGCTGACCACGCTCTCGATGGTCGGAGGGTGGATCTACACCTCACGTGCACTGGGACGCGCCTACCTTCGCTACACCATGGTCTCGGCGGTGGTGCGGATGGCGGCCATAGTCCTGGGGGCACAGTTCGGGGCGATGGGGGTCGCCTATGCCTACGTGGCCAGCCCGCTCATCCTGTGGCCGGTATCCCTGTTGCTGTCCGGGCGGGCTTCGGGGCTCGACACCGTGCCGCTGGTGTGGAACGGGATGCGGATTCTCGCCGTGTCCGCCGTTGCTACCGGAGCGGTGTGGGCTCTGTGCGAACTGATATCCGACCTGCCAGCGATTGTCATCTGCCTGGCCGCGGCTGTCGGCATGGGCCTGGCCATGGCGCTGCTGTGGCTGGTGGTGCCGTTCGTCCGTGCCGACATGCGCGAGTTGGGCAGGATGACGCGCATGATGATCAAGCGCTGA
- a CDS encoding Coenzyme F420 hydrogenase/dehydrogenase, beta subunit C-terminal domain, whose translation MTRIHLRPVNVATEITRVVDSLNCSGCGLCAQFEGVTMQLENGFMRPVVDPQGAARTNADDLRHFRACCPGIRVQAQRGAGAHWDPDFGPVLGAWQAHAVDETIRHEGSSGGALTAITSWLLESGRACRVIGATKDREDPSRTRSVSVQAAPQVRALAGSRYAPTANAAVSEAVSTGTAFVGKPCEAQAVRRLSQERGQRPTIISFFCAGTPDQRATDKLLDELFTGTGADRTRPLCDMRYRGHGWPGEFTAVAADGTTVTTSYSESWGSALGPTVQWRCRVCPDGVGEYSDITASDFWRATPDGYPDFTEGAGVSALLARTAHGLQIIQEAVRAGVIAVAPLDLDDLRAVQPYQHERRDHLVSRRTAARVMGLRTPRMQGFGIWWRALRRPRDSWRQFRGSLSRLRHKFQLDWPWRRLLSALPWGPQGADRETVEEPR comes from the coding sequence ATGACCAGAATCCACTTGCGCCCCGTGAACGTGGCCACCGAAATCACCCGTGTGGTCGACTCGCTCAACTGTTCGGGATGCGGTCTGTGCGCCCAGTTCGAAGGCGTCACCATGCAACTGGAAAACGGGTTCATGCGGCCCGTGGTGGATCCGCAGGGCGCGGCGCGAACGAATGCCGATGACCTACGCCACTTCCGCGCCTGCTGTCCGGGGATCCGCGTCCAGGCGCAACGCGGCGCGGGTGCGCACTGGGACCCGGATTTCGGACCGGTGCTGGGAGCCTGGCAGGCGCACGCCGTCGATGAGACCATCCGCCACGAGGGCAGCTCCGGAGGTGCGCTGACCGCCATCACGAGCTGGCTGCTCGAATCCGGGCGCGCCTGCCGGGTGATCGGCGCCACCAAGGACCGGGAGGACCCCTCCCGCACCCGCTCGGTCAGTGTTCAGGCCGCACCGCAGGTGCGCGCCCTGGCCGGCAGCCGGTACGCGCCCACTGCCAACGCCGCGGTGAGTGAAGCCGTGAGCACCGGAACCGCATTCGTAGGCAAGCCATGCGAGGCCCAGGCGGTACGCAGACTGAGTCAGGAACGGGGACAGCGCCCCACCATTATCAGCTTCTTCTGCGCGGGCACCCCCGATCAGCGGGCCACCGACAAGCTTCTGGACGAGCTTTTCACAGGGACCGGCGCCGACCGCACTCGGCCCCTGTGCGATATGCGCTACCGGGGCCACGGCTGGCCCGGGGAGTTCACGGCCGTCGCCGCGGACGGCACCACGGTGACCACCTCCTACTCCGAGTCCTGGGGGAGCGCCCTGGGGCCCACCGTGCAGTGGCGGTGCCGGGTGTGCCCCGACGGCGTCGGGGAGTACTCAGACATCACGGCATCCGACTTCTGGCGGGCCACCCCGGACGGTTACCCCGACTTCACGGAGGGTGCCGGCGTCAGCGCCCTGCTGGCACGCACGGCGCACGGCCTGCAAATCATTCAAGAGGCGGTGCGGGCGGGGGTTATCGCAGTGGCCCCACTCGACCTGGATGACTTGCGGGCGGTGCAGCCATATCAGCATGAGCGGCGGGATCACCTGGTCTCCCGGCGCACAGCGGCCCGAGTCATGGGACTGCGTACTCCCCGCATGCAGGGATTCGGCATCTGGTGGCGGGCGCTGCGCCGTCCCCGGGACTCCTGGCGCCAATTTCGTGGATCCCTCAGTCGGCTCCGGCATAAGTTCCAACTGGACTGGCCGTGGCGACGACTGTTGTCGGCTCTGCCATGGGGCCCACAGGGGGCGGATCGTGAAACCGTCGAGGAACCGCGTTAG
- the mfd gene encoding transcription-repair coupling factor encodes MRLTALLPPLLTDPAIDSLVTAAAGRSRTDRSVVVAPGARPAVLAAMALGEAGVARVTGAASGRLDRPGTGAPDAGMPLLVVTATGREADELAAALRCYLPDPDVAVFPAWETLPHERLSPRADTVATRLAVLRRLAHPEDGDPAGADAAPDPWRGPIRVLVVPVRALLAPVVGGLGELEPIHLAAGMRADLEELAARLAEAAYTRVDMVTARGEFAVRGGILDVFPPTQPRPVRVDFFGDEIESVSSFAVTDQRTIADLGAVTATACREVLLTEKVRERARKLINAIPGAADMLEKLAAGIPVEGMESLAPVLTERMVPLLDLVGDRLVVVTEPEKVRRRAEDLAATTEEFLAAAWTSAASGGSAPIDLSAAAFAHLAEARALALSTNRGWWSFTSLKASPDSPELPLRDPESYRGRLDAAVKDIGELTRGGWSVVVATEGPGPGRRMAQLLADGGVPARIVTGLDDAADLSYREPDGVVRVTQASAGHGFVAEGLRLALVAESDLTGRAPAAARTAKTLPARRTRKSVDPLSLHPGDLVVHAQHGVGRFVELLRRDVGSGRGAGKERATREYVVIEYAPSKRGQPGDRLLVPTDALDQVTKYVGSDNPALNRMGGADWAKTKQRARKAVREIAGELVRLYAARSATTGHAFGPDTPWQAELEEAFPYTETPDQLATIDDVKADMEKTQPMDRLICGDVGYGKTEIAVRAAFKAVQDGKQVAVLVPTTLLVSQHAETFTERYAGFPINVAQLSRFQTAAESERVLAGLADGTIDVVIGTHRLITGQVRFKDLGLVIIDEEQRFGVEHKETLKALRTDVDVLSMSATPIPRTLELAVTGLREMSTLSTPPEDRHPILTYVGAYETKQVSAAIRRELLRDGQVFFVHNRVEDIESVAARLAELVPEARVATAHGQMHESRLEKVIDDFWHKEVDVLVCTTIVETGLDVSNANTLIVDRADRMGLSQLHQLRGRVGRGRERAYAYFLYPADKPLTETALERLRTIATNTDLGAGMQVAMKDLEIRGAGNLLGGEQSGHIAGVGFDLYVRMVSEAVAAYKKSLQVGDAGSAAAEAAEAEDLELRVDLPVDATIPEEYVPHERLRLEAYTKFAAARSQAEVADVLDELTDRYGPVPEPVRRLAALARLRALAAELGVREIVAQGKSIRFAPVSLPESARMKVTRLYPGTVLKPATRTIVVPAPGTARMGGGAIEGEELLRWAEVLLHAVVAGEAEYETEATKYRRRR; translated from the coding sequence GTGCGTCTGACTGCCCTCCTGCCCCCGCTGCTGACCGACCCCGCCATCGACTCCCTGGTGACGGCGGCCGCCGGCCGCTCGCGTACCGACCGCAGCGTCGTCGTCGCCCCCGGCGCCCGCCCCGCAGTGCTGGCCGCCATGGCCCTGGGGGAGGCCGGCGTCGCCCGCGTCACCGGCGCCGCCTCGGGCCGCCTGGACCGCCCCGGGACCGGAGCGCCCGACGCCGGCATGCCCCTGCTGGTGGTAACCGCCACCGGGCGGGAGGCCGATGAGCTCGCCGCCGCGCTGCGCTGCTACCTGCCCGACCCCGACGTGGCCGTCTTCCCCGCCTGGGAGACCCTCCCGCATGAGCGGCTCTCCCCGCGTGCCGACACCGTGGCCACCCGGCTGGCCGTGCTGCGCCGCCTGGCCCACCCCGAGGACGGCGACCCGGCAGGAGCCGACGCCGCCCCGGACCCGTGGCGCGGCCCCATCCGCGTGCTCGTGGTGCCTGTGCGCGCCCTGCTGGCCCCGGTGGTGGGCGGCCTGGGCGAGCTGGAGCCGATCCACCTGGCCGCGGGGATGCGCGCCGACCTGGAGGAGTTGGCCGCCCGCCTGGCCGAGGCCGCCTACACTCGGGTGGACATGGTCACAGCCCGCGGCGAGTTCGCGGTGCGCGGCGGCATCCTTGACGTCTTTCCGCCCACGCAGCCCCGGCCGGTGCGCGTGGACTTCTTCGGCGACGAGATCGAGTCCGTGTCCTCCTTCGCCGTCACCGACCAGCGCACCATCGCCGACCTCGGCGCCGTCACCGCCACCGCCTGCCGGGAGGTGCTGCTAACCGAAAAGGTGCGCGAGCGCGCCCGGAAGCTGATCAACGCGATCCCCGGCGCCGCAGACATGCTGGAGAAACTGGCCGCCGGCATCCCGGTGGAGGGCATGGAATCGCTCGCGCCGGTGCTCACCGAGCGCATGGTGCCGCTGCTGGACCTGGTGGGGGACCGGCTCGTCGTCGTCACCGAGCCGGAGAAGGTACGCCGGCGCGCCGAGGATCTGGCCGCAACCACCGAGGAGTTCCTCGCCGCCGCCTGGACCTCGGCCGCCTCCGGTGGCAGCGCCCCCATCGACCTGTCCGCCGCCGCCTTCGCCCACCTGGCCGAGGCGCGCGCCCTGGCCCTGTCCACCAACCGCGGCTGGTGGTCCTTCACCTCCCTGAAGGCCTCACCGGACAGTCCCGAACTGCCCCTGCGCGATCCCGAGAGCTACCGGGGGCGCCTGGACGCCGCCGTGAAGGATATTGGCGAGCTGACCCGCGGCGGCTGGAGCGTCGTCGTCGCCACCGAGGGGCCCGGACCCGGGCGCCGCATGGCCCAGCTGCTGGCCGACGGCGGCGTGCCCGCGCGCATCGTCACCGGACTGGATGACGCGGCCGACCTGTCCTACCGGGAGCCCGACGGCGTGGTGCGCGTCACCCAGGCCTCCGCCGGGCACGGCTTTGTGGCCGAGGGGCTGCGCCTGGCCCTGGTCGCCGAATCCGACCTGACGGGCCGGGCGCCCGCTGCGGCACGCACCGCCAAGACCCTGCCCGCCCGCCGCACCCGCAAGAGCGTGGACCCGCTCTCCCTGCACCCCGGCGACCTGGTGGTGCACGCCCAGCACGGCGTCGGCCGCTTCGTGGAACTGCTGCGCCGCGACGTCGGCTCCGGGCGGGGCGCGGGCAAGGAGCGGGCCACCCGCGAGTACGTGGTCATCGAATACGCTCCCTCCAAGCGCGGCCAGCCCGGCGACCGGCTGCTGGTGCCCACCGACGCCCTGGACCAGGTCACCAAGTACGTCGGCTCCGACAACCCCGCCCTGAACCGCATGGGCGGGGCGGACTGGGCCAAGACCAAGCAGCGCGCCCGCAAGGCGGTGCGGGAGATCGCCGGGGAGCTGGTGCGCCTGTACGCCGCCCGCTCGGCCACCACCGGGCACGCCTTCGGCCCCGACACCCCCTGGCAGGCCGAACTGGAGGAGGCCTTCCCCTACACCGAGACCCCCGACCAGCTGGCCACTATCGACGATGTCAAGGCCGACATGGAGAAGACCCAGCCCATGGACCGCCTCATCTGCGGCGACGTCGGCTACGGCAAGACCGAGATCGCCGTGCGGGCTGCCTTCAAGGCCGTCCAGGACGGCAAGCAGGTGGCGGTGCTGGTGCCCACTACCCTGCTGGTGTCCCAGCACGCCGAGACCTTCACCGAGCGCTACGCGGGCTTCCCCATTAATGTCGCCCAGCTCTCCCGCTTCCAGACCGCCGCCGAATCCGAGCGGGTGCTGGCCGGGCTGGCCGACGGGACCATCGACGTCGTCATCGGCACCCACCGGCTGATCACCGGGCAGGTGCGCTTCAAGGACCTGGGGCTGGTGATCATTGATGAGGAGCAGCGCTTCGGGGTGGAGCACAAGGAGACGCTCAAGGCGCTGCGCACCGACGTGGATGTGCTGTCCATGTCCGCCACGCCCATTCCGCGCACCCTGGAGCTGGCGGTGACCGGCCTGCGGGAGATGTCCACCCTGTCCACCCCGCCCGAGGATCGCCACCCCATCCTCACCTATGTGGGCGCCTACGAGACCAAGCAGGTCAGCGCCGCCATCCGCCGCGAGCTGCTGCGCGACGGGCAGGTGTTCTTCGTGCACAACCGGGTGGAGGACATCGAGTCCGTGGCCGCCCGGCTGGCGGAGCTGGTGCCGGAGGCGCGCGTGGCCACAGCCCACGGGCAGATGCACGAGTCCCGGTTGGAGAAGGTCATTGACGACTTCTGGCATAAAGAGGTTGACGTGCTGGTGTGCACCACCATCGTGGAGACCGGCCTGGATGTGTCCAACGCCAACACCCTGATCGTGGACCGGGCCGACCGCATGGGCCTGTCCCAGCTGCACCAGCTGCGCGGCCGGGTGGGGCGCGGCCGGGAGCGCGCCTACGCCTACTTCCTGTACCCGGCGGACAAGCCGCTGACGGAGACGGCGCTGGAGCGGCTGCGCACCATCGCCACCAACACCGACCTGGGGGCCGGCATGCAAGTGGCCATGAAGGATCTGGAGATCCGCGGTGCCGGCAATCTGCTGGGTGGAGAGCAGTCCGGGCACATCGCCGGGGTGGGCTTCGACCTGTACGTGCGCATGGTCTCCGAGGCGGTGGCCGCCTACAAGAAGTCCCTCCAGGTAGGGGACGCGGGCAGTGCGGCGGCGGAGGCGGCCGAGGCGGAGGACCTGGAGCTGCGGGTGGACCTGCCCGTGGACGCCACCATCCCCGAGGAGTACGTCCCCCACGAGCGGCTGCGCCTGGAGGCCTACACCAAGTTCGCCGCCGCCCGCAGCCAGGCGGAGGTGGCCGACGTGCTGGACGAGCTCACCGACCGCTACGGCCCGGTGCCCGAGCCGGTGCGCCGCCTGGCGGCCCTGGCGCGGCTGCGGGCCCTGGCCGCCGAGCTGGGGGTGCGCGAGATCGTGGCGCAGGGCAAGTCGATCCGCTTCGCGCCGGTGAGCCTGCCCGAGTCGGCGCGCATGAAGGTCACCCGCCTGTACCCCGGCACGGTGCTCAAGCCCGCCACCCGCACCATTGTGGTCCCCGCGCCCGGCACCGCCCGCATGGGCGGTGGCGCCATCGAGGGGGAGGAGCTGCTGCGCTGGGCGGAGGTGCTGCTGCACGCCGTCGTCGCCGGGGAGGCGGAGTACGAGACCGAGGCCACCAAATACCGCCGTCGCAGGTGA